Within Crassostrea angulata isolate pt1a10 chromosome 2, ASM2561291v2, whole genome shotgun sequence, the genomic segment TCTCTGAGGGCTCGCTGGCATTCTGAAGGGGGAGGGCGGTGGAGACAGGCTCACCGGAGGGGACGGGGTCCTCGGAGGGAGATGAACTACGATCATCCCCTCCGGTGGCGCTGGTCTCACTGGCTGTCGTCTCATAGGTCGAACTATGGCTATTGGACGGttcttcaaaacaaaaaaatatatacatattaaatatgcattgctttaatatttttgctcttttaagtgaaattgttttttaatcataaaaaatctaaatattctGACATAGTGTGTGAAAATCATGGTGTGAATGTTTTTTATCGAAATTTGGCCCCCCACGTGCGTAATCATGTTACCAAAAAAATCGATGATGAAATTCGAATGGTAAATCGAGTTGAGAAAAAATATGTAGGtattttttatgacaaaacACAAGGTATTCTCTTCTTTATCTGTTAACTTTCTTCAGTTTATTCCCTTTCCCCCCTTCAATGATGCAATGCATCaactaaaaaaaatgtgacCTCGTGTTCCGTAAATTAAATCGCGGGGTATGACAATTTGACAGGTAACCGTCGTCTGCAATCCGATCTTTTAATGGGAAAATAAATGGGTCGTGAGTACATTAAACACCTTTCACAATCTAACAAGTATTTTCATTCCATCAAGCCCcccatattaaaatataaaattctaaGTGTCGGGATGACAATCCACATGTCATCTACCTACCATTTTGCTTCGAAGAATGCGCGCTCAATAAAGTTCAATAGTTGAAGAGGGATGACGTAAAACCCGACATTTCTCCGAAATAGTCTTCTCACcccataattatttttttttacttataaaatagcataggtttttttttattttatactttattttaacatttcttttatttcagatttttatttGAGTCTTTTTGTAAACAGTTACAAATTCATAatcctcacccccccccctttttttggaactatttttttttacataaaaaatatgatatctttgaataaatattgtcaaaaacataCCTTGACATGGCATCCTTGTAAAGACTGTGGAGCTCTGCTGATGGACAATTGTTTTCTCGGAAGAAAATATTCTGTGGGTAGCGCGGCCAATGTCCACAATCTTGTTGTCTGCCACCCCGCACAGAGAAATACAGGAACATGGATCCCTCTTCAAGGCGCAATCAAACCCGCGAGCGGTTTCCCGACAACAACGGTTCACATTATTACATTGTTGGACCGACAGTCCAACAATTCCGAACAGGAGAAAAACAgcaaattgcatttttacaatTCAACACGTAATAAAAGATACTCGGTGTGAAATGAAGTCAAAGTGCGGTACTGATAAAATTTTTACCTTTACTTATATAGTTTAATTGTGACCCTCATAACATTAGAGGGTCAAAAACGATAATGGAGAATCGGGTGTAGCAATTGATCCTATAATTGAAGAACCCCCAAAGTTTCAAAACTTGAAGAGAGCTGACCTATACATGATGACATAAAATGTGCCCTTTTTTTAGCAACAGTTCATTGTATTAAGTGAAGTTTAGTAAATCtgtgttaaaataaattgaactaGCACAATTATTTGTCAACCGAAATCactaatacaaaaatattgaataaaagtaGAAATTAACTTGACCCATTAGGTCAAAAAAGTTTCTAATCGAGCTggttttattgtaaatgcaaTTACTTTTATTAGGTCAAACCTTTCCAAGAGAAGtgaaaaaatacaaagtcaGCAGCTTTGTGTCCTTTTACCAGAGTCAAAGCATATCACATCCATGGGTTGATTCATTCTTACaattaattgcaaaaaaaaagggggggtgAGGGGTGATTTGCACTTCTCATTCAATAATGTCATcctatttaaaaagtatttcacTTATTCagcattttcttaaatatacgcaaaaaaatttaaactaatgTTACAAAACCCATTACCAATGTATCAAGTATtgtattcaatttttgaaaactatgcGCTTctctttcaatttttgaaatcgATGTcatcttaacaaaaaaaaattttttctcGTCACGTTACACATCATTATAAGTACAATCTTATCAAACTTTGAAAGGGTTACGGTATCAATTTTATCTACACCCGTAGGATAATATACATATCATTAACCTGTTTCAATACACTGTACCAGCTGCAAAGAACTCATTTTCTGCATCCAAtcagaaaaagtaaaatagtttttggagggaaatttaacatttacaatgtataacaAGACAGCGCTAATATCCAATCAGAAAATCTTACGCTGTACTAATTGCaaagaatttgttttttgtatcCAATGAGTAGgaataaaatagtttttggaGGGAAATTCAACATTCACAATATATAACAAAACCAAACCAATATCCAATCAGAAAAAACTTAAACAGTACAAAAAATTGGAGGGAAAATGCatctcttttttataaaaatcaaattaaattttaagaaaatcacCTTGCAATCTTAAACCCAATAGGAcaagttcatttttttctgacCAGATCTGAACAATTCAATTcaccctccaaaaaaaaaaatggaagtaATTATTATgtaagtagtttttttttttacatctatgcagattttattttatttatttttgtctttatctatccttttaaatttttaatattcatttcttcattttttttttagaaatgactTGACAGCTAATAACAGCATTACCATACAGTTTACAGAAAATACCATGCATTTCACAGTCAGGTATGCGTTTTATTtaaagcaaatgaaaaaaaaggataatttaatatagaaaaaaatatttaaaaaaactttttatataaaacaattttttaaccgggttttccaacggaaaaatccggttattaaaatggtgaaaatggcaggcgggcgggcgggcggattggcgggcgggcggctgccaaaagggtaccctcattgtacggataactcctcctacagttttcaagataggaagttgttcttttgcagatcaattgtacatatatcagaggtgtgcatattgctaggattttaatttccgataatttatgaaaaaaataccagcttttgaacttagtcattttttggcaaaatattgcatatagggtaccctcattgtacggataactcctcctacagttctcaagataggaagttgttcttttgcagatcaattaaacatatatcagaggtgtgcatattgctaggattttgatttctgataatttatcgaaaaaataccagcttttgaacttagtcattttttggcaaaatattgcatatagggtaccctcattgtacggataactcctcctacagttctcaagataggaagttgttcttttgcagatcaattgtacatatatcagaggtgtgcatattgctaggattttgatttccgataatttatgaaaaaaaataccagcttttgaacttagtcattttttggcaaaatgttgcatatacatgtagggtactccatttcactggataaggtttgacatggattatggatacagtttacataaaagaaaacccggtttgctgtcacattgacagcttttcacttgttttctaccgaatgtttttctttgtttaattttcacttATTTTAAGCACAAAATATAAACTTATGTAACATTGACCCTcctcttttttatataattacagTAACTCCAATCTCCCCTTAAAATCAACCAAAGAAGTAGGTACTTCTTGTGAAGGCCTACAGCAATTcagaaataaagaaacacaacatcaagaaacagaagaaaaagaagaagaagagcaAACGGCAGAAAAAATGGAAATTGACATTGACAGTGTTATATTGGAGAGGATGATTCATAGACAAGAAGAGTTAAAagaagagaaagaagaaattgaaAGACGCTTAACAGACTTACAATCGAGAGTTGATAACATTGAACAAGAACTTGAGGATATCATGTATTTAATGGAGTAACGGGAAATTTTCGCAGTGCTTGTATAGTTTGTAGAGTTACCTCTCTTTTCTCATCATTAAGTAATTTATCATGATTTAAAAACTTACCTTTTCCACTGATGTCTAgatgtgaaatgaaaaatacctatatctcaaaaaagaattttgtcttatatatatatatgtctgtatttatcatttctaaaaatattctttgtaaaaaaTACGTATAAGGGCATTATTATTTCATCACGTTTATGCAATACCattcactgatttttttttttagacattataacaaatgatagcaattatgttctatatataaaacctattcttataaaaattatgtttttttaaaaaaaaatgttatataaaaaatattgaacataattttaatttgttttcttcttaaaaagCATATAATttccgttatttttttttttcaattttcttgcttCCTACAGTTATTTATCACAGACTTAACTGATTAagcatatgaa encodes:
- the LOC128173585 gene encoding uncharacterized protein LOC128173585 — encoded protein: MHFTVSNSNLPLKSTKEVGTSCEGLQQFRNKETQHQETEEKEEEEQTAEKMEIDIDSVILERMIHRQEELKEEKEEIERRLTDLQSRVDNIEQELEDIMYLME